A genome region from Ignavibacteriota bacterium includes the following:
- a CDS encoding D-alanine--D-alanine ligase, whose protein sequence is MPSRRPRPDVLLLFNQVGSDEYEALKNVDPASLGFTPSYPIAVATVQDEISDIAKALENEGFQVRVVNVKDDLRILQNALRRNPDVVFNLVESFHDRQGLEGSVAGLYDLFQIPYTGAGPFALALCNRKALAKQVLLAHGIPTPRFRLLHKPAIPRRHGLHYPLMIKPAREDASAGVSKDSVVHDYGSLVGQLERIFAEFSPPILVEEYIEGKELHVAVIGNSPPRVLPIIEFDFSELPPDSPRIISYDAKWNPLHEEYHRIHTVCPARLSQRVLRRVEDIAVRAFQVTGCRDYARLDIRLDRKNRVSVLEINPNPDLTEGVSFMESAEKAGMTFGTTLRTIVEYALARKIPPSPPTGPAPWKAVGT, encoded by the coding sequence ATGCCCTCCCGAAGACCACGACCCGATGTCCTGCTCCTGTTCAACCAGGTAGGAAGCGATGAATATGAAGCCCTGAAGAACGTTGATCCGGCCAGCCTGGGATTCACCCCCTCCTACCCCATCGCGGTGGCCACGGTTCAGGATGAGATCAGCGACATCGCCAAAGCCCTGGAGAACGAGGGGTTTCAGGTGCGCGTCGTCAATGTGAAGGACGATCTCCGTATCCTGCAGAACGCCCTTCGTCGGAACCCGGACGTGGTCTTCAACCTTGTCGAGTCCTTCCACGACAGGCAGGGCCTGGAAGGCTCTGTTGCGGGCCTGTACGACCTGTTTCAGATACCGTATACCGGTGCCGGCCCGTTCGCCCTGGCGCTCTGCAACCGCAAGGCCCTCGCCAAACAGGTCCTCCTGGCGCACGGTATCCCCACACCCAGATTCAGGCTCCTGCACAAGCCCGCCATCCCCCGCAGGCATGGCCTGCACTACCCCCTCATGATCAAGCCTGCGCGCGAGGACGCCAGCGCCGGGGTCAGCAAGGACTCGGTGGTCCATGATTACGGGTCATTGGTGGGACAGCTGGAGAGGATCTTCGCGGAGTTCTCCCCGCCGATCCTGGTCGAGGAGTACATCGAAGGCAAGGAACTGCATGTCGCCGTCATCGGCAACTCTCCCCCGCGCGTCCTTCCGATCATCGAATTCGATTTCTCGGAGTTGCCACCGGACAGTCCGCGCATCATCAGTTATGACGCAAAATGGAATCCCCTGCACGAGGAGTACCACCGCATCCACACCGTGTGTCCTGCGCGCCTCAGCCAGCGTGTCCTCCGGAGGGTCGAGGACATCGCCGTTCGTGCATTCCAGGTGACCGGCTGCCGCGATTATGCGCGGTTGGATATCCGTCTCGACAGGAAGAACCGGGTATCGGTCCTCGAGATCAACCCCAATCCGGACCTCACCGAAGGGGTCTCGTTCATGGAATCCGCGGAGAAGGCAGGCATGACCTTCGGTACGACGCTCCGGACCATCGTGGAGTATGCCCTGGCGCGCAAGATCCCACCGTCGCCCCCCACCGGACCCGCACCATGGAAAGCGGTGGGCACCTGA
- a CDS encoding alpha-L-fucosidase codes for MFSERLPPASRLRSSAAAHQPGVCRGSPACSIPPRVCTSTRHGRESLRQFATPAWYQDAKFGIWAHWGAQCQPGAGDWYARGMYEEGSRVYKYHCAHYGHPSKVGFKDVIHQWKAERWDPDHLVGMYKNAGARFFVAMANHHDNFDNYNSAHQPWNSVNLGPRKDLIGGWAKAARAHGLRFGVSVHAAHAHLFYEPAQGSDNEGPLKGVRYDGTLRKEDGKGTWWEGYDPQELYAQDHPRSTGNDTGKMWEWGNGAAVPGKAYCDKFYNRTIDLIDQYEPDLVYFDDTALPLWPISDVGLRIAAHHYNRSIERHGRLEAVLNGKVLNEEQRKCMVWDIERGRSNQIEPFVWQTDTCIGSWHYDQRRVDENTYKSPAEVIHGLADIVSKNGVLLLNIPVRGDGTIDSKESAIVEAVGAWMKVNGEAIYGTRPWNVFGEGPAMEKAKPIKDQGFNEGGEAFGAQDFRFTTKGDALYAICLARPDRGTVSVKSLGSECALRPQQIRRVEVLGGGTLHFERSTDGLTISLPERDATRPEALAFKIV; via the coding sequence ATGTTCTCAGAACGCTTGCCGCCGGCGTCCCGGCTGCGCTCCTCAGCAGCCGCACATCAGCCGGGAGTCTGCCGGGGTTCACCCGCTTGCTCGATCCCACCGCGGGTCTGCACTTCGACCCGACATGGGCGGGAGTCGCTCAGGCAATTCGCGACCCCGGCATGGTATCAGGACGCAAAGTTCGGGATCTGGGCGCACTGGGGAGCCCAGTGCCAGCCCGGAGCTGGCGATTGGTACGCGCGCGGCATGTATGAAGAAGGGAGCCGTGTGTACAAGTATCACTGCGCACACTATGGACATCCGTCGAAGGTGGGGTTCAAGGACGTCATCCACCAATGGAAAGCGGAGCGCTGGGACCCGGACCACCTCGTCGGGATGTACAAGAACGCCGGTGCACGCTTCTTTGTGGCCATGGCGAACCATCACGACAATTTCGACAACTACAACAGTGCGCACCAACCCTGGAATTCCGTCAACCTCGGCCCGCGCAAGGACCTCATCGGCGGTTGGGCGAAGGCTGCACGGGCTCATGGCCTCCGGTTCGGCGTCAGCGTTCATGCCGCGCACGCCCATCTCTTCTACGAGCCTGCGCAGGGTTCCGACAACGAGGGGCCTCTCAAGGGGGTCCGGTACGATGGGACCCTGCGCAAGGAAGATGGCAAGGGAACGTGGTGGGAAGGATATGATCCGCAGGAACTCTACGCGCAAGACCATCCCCGGAGCACAGGGAATGATACCGGGAAAATGTGGGAGTGGGGCAATGGCGCGGCGGTCCCCGGGAAGGCCTACTGCGACAAGTTCTACAACCGGACCATCGATCTTATCGATCAGTACGAACCGGACCTCGTCTACTTCGACGACACGGCGCTGCCCCTGTGGCCGATAAGCGATGTGGGTCTGAGGATCGCGGCGCACCACTACAACCGCAGCATCGAGCGGCACGGACGCCTTGAAGCAGTGCTCAACGGAAAGGTCCTGAACGAGGAACAGCGGAAGTGCATGGTGTGGGATATCGAGCGCGGCCGCAGCAATCAGATCGAGCCGTTCGTGTGGCAGACTGATACCTGCATTGGCAGCTGGCACTACGACCAACGGCGCGTGGACGAGAACACGTACAAGTCGCCCGCAGAGGTCATCCATGGGCTGGCAGACATCGTCAGCAAGAACGGCGTTCTGCTTCTCAACATCCCGGTGCGCGGCGACGGAACGATCGACAGCAAGGAATCGGCGATCGTGGAAGCGGTCGGCGCGTGGATGAAGGTGAACGGTGAGGCGATCTACGGTACACGCCCATGGAACGTGTTCGGCGAGGGGCCAGCGATGGAGAAGGCGAAGCCCATCAAGGATCAGGGATTCAATGAAGGGGGAGAAGCGTTCGGCGCTCAGGACTTCCGCTTCACGACGAAGGGCGACGCGCTCTACGCTATTTGCCTGGCGAGACCGGACCGTGGCACCGTGTCCGTGAAGAGCCTGGGATCAGAATGTGCTCTCCGTCCTCAACAGATCCGTCGGGTAGAGGTGCTCGGGGGTGGCACACTGCATTTCGAACGGAGCACCGACGGACTGACGATCTCCCTCCCGGAGCGCGATGCGACCCGGCCGGAAGCGCTGGCATTCAAGATCGTGTAG
- a CDS encoding arsenate reductase ArsC, producing the protein MYRASVLFVCIHNSARSQMAEAYLNHFGEEKFRGESAGLEPGVLNPLVVEVMREDGIDISRNIPKGVSQFLSSGRQFTYVITVCDETAAEKCPVFPGKGERIHWDFPDPSSFTGSREERLDRSRQVRDLIKAAVKRFVETTVVEKE; encoded by the coding sequence ATGTACCGAGCGAGCGTACTCTTCGTGTGCATTCACAACAGCGCCCGGAGTCAGATGGCGGAGGCATATCTGAACCACTTCGGCGAGGAGAAGTTCCGCGGCGAGAGCGCAGGCCTCGAACCGGGTGTCCTCAACCCCCTCGTCGTTGAGGTGATGCGGGAGGATGGCATCGACATCTCCCGGAACATCCCCAAGGGTGTCTCGCAATTCCTGAGCAGCGGCAGACAGTTCACGTACGTCATCACGGTCTGCGACGAGACCGCGGCGGAGAAGTGCCCGGTATTTCCCGGCAAGGGAGAGCGCATCCACTGGGACTTTCCCGACCCCTCGTCCTTCACCGGCAGTCGCGAAGAACGCCTGGACCGCTCCCGCCAGGTCCGCGATCTGATCAAGGCTGCCGTGAAGCGATTCGTGGAAACAACCGTTGTCGAAAAGGAATAG
- a CDS encoding arsenite methyltransferase, whose translation MESNQEIKDMVRQKYGAIAGQSKEQNQSSCCGSTCGCSAPVEFTVMAEDYSKLAGYAPEADLALGCGLPTEFAQIKKGDTVVDLGSGAGNDCFIARSVTGAEGRVIGIDMTDEMIARARANATKLGYTNVEFRLGDIEQMPVENDTADVVVSNCVMNLVPDKVKAFSETYRILKPGGHFSISDIVLKGELPESARHDAALYAGCIAGAVQKEEYLRVIADAGFAQVTIQKERKIDVPEEILNKYLTPGQLQELRDNTIGIFSVTVFAEKPAR comes from the coding sequence ATGGAATCGAACCAGGAGATCAAAGACATGGTGCGCCAGAAGTACGGCGCCATCGCCGGACAATCGAAGGAACAGAACCAGTCGTCGTGTTGCGGCAGCACGTGTGGCTGTTCCGCGCCGGTGGAATTCACCGTGATGGCCGAGGACTATTCGAAACTGGCCGGATATGCACCGGAGGCCGATCTGGCGCTGGGCTGTGGGCTGCCGACGGAATTCGCGCAGATCAAGAAAGGCGATACGGTCGTCGACCTGGGCTCCGGAGCAGGCAATGACTGCTTCATCGCCCGTTCCGTGACGGGGGCAGAGGGCCGTGTCATCGGGATCGACATGACCGATGAAATGATCGCCCGCGCCCGCGCGAACGCAACGAAACTGGGATACACCAACGTCGAGTTCCGACTCGGCGACATCGAGCAGATGCCGGTCGAGAACGATACCGCCGATGTCGTTGTCAGCAATTGCGTCATGAACCTCGTTCCCGACAAGGTCAAGGCATTCTCCGAGACCTACCGGATCCTCAAACCCGGCGGACATTTCAGCATCTCCGATATCGTCCTCAAGGGCGAACTCCCCGAGTCGGCACGCCATGATGCGGCGCTGTATGCAGGCTGCATCGCAGGAGCCGTGCAAAAGGAGGAGTATCTGCGGGTGATCGCAGATGCAGGGTTCGCACAGGTGACCATTCAGAAGGAACGCAAAATTGATGTTCCGGAAGAGATACTGAATAAGTATCTTACACCAGGACAACTGCAGGAACTCAGGGACAACACGATAGGCATCTTCAGCGTCACGGTGTTCGCAGAGAAGCCGGCACGATAA
- a CDS encoding winged helix-turn-helix transcriptional regulator — MGLSKTSSFGARENRIADLAKALAHPARIAILEFLARQDACICGDIVDQLPLSQSTVSQHLAELKRVGLVKGETEGPRVCYCIDKAAWDEARHLLAEFLTNIRKCC, encoded by the coding sequence ATGGGACTCTCCAAGACATCATCCTTCGGCGCCCGTGAGAACCGGATCGCCGATCTCGCCAAGGCACTGGCGCATCCCGCGAGGATCGCGATCCTGGAATTCCTTGCCCGGCAGGACGCATGTATCTGCGGCGACATCGTGGATCAGCTTCCCCTCTCCCAGTCGACCGTCTCCCAGCACCTCGCGGAGTTGAAACGTGTTGGCCTCGTGAAGGGCGAGACCGAGGGACCACGCGTCTGCTACTGCATCGACAAGGCTGCGTGGGATGAAGCCCGTCATCTGCTTGCAGAGTTCCTGACCAACATCCGGAAATGCTGCTGA
- a CDS encoding PAS domain-containing protein: MEERYAKLIDFLTDYIYTVKIRDGVVVDTYHGPGCVSITGYTSEDYKADPNLWYRMVPRADREKVLEQARCALAGERVNPLEHRIVHRDGSTRWIRNTIVVTTDGSGMPVAYDGLINDITSKKKAEAEEAIRQQQLVQADKMVSLGILVSGIAHEINNPNNFILLNARLFARVWADVLPILDEYQANNGDFSVAGMPYSGARDKLVQSLHNIVQGSERIQNITRNLTEYARRDGGSRTESVDMNKIVAMAVTMTDPLIQRSTTNVRIDYAPSLPLTTGNAQQLEQVVINLITNACQSLADTSGEIRIKTYSSRETGEVGVVVKDSGSGIKESDLKHIMDPFFTTKRDKGGTGLGLSVSYNIVKSHGGSLVLTSEPNRGTKAKVALPVVPPPAPAREQVAR, encoded by the coding sequence GTGGAAGAACGCTACGCGAAGCTCATCGATTTTCTTACAGATTATATCTATACCGTCAAGATACGCGACGGCGTGGTGGTGGACACCTATCACGGGCCGGGATGCGTATCGATCACAGGGTACACCTCGGAAGACTACAAGGCCGATCCGAACCTCTGGTATCGGATGGTGCCGCGCGCCGACCGCGAGAAGGTCCTCGAGCAGGCGCGGTGTGCTCTGGCAGGAGAGCGTGTCAACCCGCTCGAGCACCGCATTGTTCACCGGGACGGATCCACGCGCTGGATCCGCAACACGATCGTCGTGACCACGGACGGCTCCGGTATGCCGGTGGCCTATGACGGACTCATCAATGACATCACAAGCAAGAAGAAGGCTGAAGCCGAAGAAGCCATCCGCCAGCAGCAACTCGTGCAGGCGGACAAGATGGTCTCGCTCGGTATCCTGGTCTCCGGCATCGCGCACGAGATCAACAATCCCAATAACTTCATTCTGCTCAACGCCCGGCTCTTCGCACGTGTCTGGGCGGACGTGTTGCCGATCCTCGACGAATACCAGGCGAACAACGGCGACTTCAGTGTGGCTGGTATGCCCTACAGCGGCGCACGCGACAAGCTGGTGCAATCGCTGCACAACATCGTTCAGGGATCGGAGCGTATCCAGAATATCACGAGGAATCTGACGGAGTATGCCCGGCGCGACGGAGGCTCGCGGACCGAGTCCGTGGATATGAACAAGATCGTGGCGATGGCTGTTACCATGACCGATCCGCTCATCCAACGGTCCACAACGAACGTTCGCATCGATTATGCGCCGTCGCTTCCCTTGACCACCGGGAACGCGCAGCAATTGGAACAGGTCGTCATCAATCTGATCACCAACGCGTGCCAGTCGCTCGCCGATACGTCGGGCGAGATCAGGATCAAAACCTACAGCTCCCGGGAGACGGGCGAAGTGGGGGTCGTGGTGAAAGACTCCGGCAGCGGCATCAAGGAGTCCGACCTGAAGCATATCATGGACCCATTCTTCACCACCAAGCGTGACAAAGGGGGGACGGGGTTGGGACTCTCGGTCTCGTACAACATCGTGAAAAGTCATGGCGGATCGCTCGTGCTCACGAGCGAACCCAACCGTGGGACCAAGGCCAAGGTCGCGTTGCCGGTCGTGCCGCCACCCGCGCCTGCACGCGAGCAGGTGGCCCGATGA
- a CDS encoding sigma-54-dependent Fis family transcriptional regulator encodes MKTTLYPPDPILFVDDEEQFLLSLELTMSSNGLTNIETCNDSRNVLGLLAARVYSLVVLDINMPHVSGRELLARIMETHPGTQVIIITAVNDVENAVGCMKMGAYDYVLKPADDTRLVAAIRHGLEVGQVRSENEMLKQSLLRDDIQRPEVFRRIITHAHSVQHLFKYIEAVAATNLPILITGETGTGKELFAEAVHALSGRQGALVTVNAAGVDDTMFSDTLFGHRKGAFTGADTERKGLIEQAENGTLFLDEIGDLSLESQVKLLRLLQDGQYYPLGSDVARLSNARIVVATHRDIHTMQASERFRRDLYYRLKSHHIAIPPLRERAGDIPYLVNHFVATASRELKKKPPTVPKELYTLLGTYHFPGNVRELQGLIVEAVSLHGSGILSLESIRKQIDPAVHDPGPVDAFVHAEGDEHLVAFPGRLPTLREAEERVIQEALKRADNNQSIAATLLGMSRRALNNRLRRKAAPPD; translated from the coding sequence ATGAAGACCACCCTGTATCCCCCCGACCCCATCCTCTTTGTCGATGACGAGGAGCAGTTCCTCCTGAGTCTTGAACTGACGATGTCATCGAACGGGCTCACCAACATCGAAACATGTAACGATAGCCGGAACGTGTTGGGTCTCCTGGCCGCACGGGTATATTCTCTCGTCGTCCTCGATATCAATATGCCCCATGTGTCCGGGAGGGAACTCCTGGCGCGGATCATGGAGACACATCCCGGGACGCAGGTCATCATCATCACCGCGGTCAATGATGTGGAGAATGCGGTCGGGTGCATGAAGATGGGTGCGTACGATTATGTGCTCAAGCCGGCGGACGATACGAGGTTGGTGGCCGCGATCCGTCATGGACTCGAAGTGGGTCAGGTCCGGAGCGAGAACGAGATGCTGAAGCAGTCGCTCCTCCGCGACGACATCCAGCGTCCGGAGGTCTTCCGCCGCATCATCACCCATGCGCACAGCGTGCAGCATCTCTTCAAGTATATCGAAGCGGTCGCCGCGACGAACCTCCCCATCCTGATCACCGGGGAGACCGGTACAGGCAAGGAACTCTTTGCGGAGGCCGTGCATGCACTGAGCGGCCGGCAGGGGGCGCTGGTCACGGTGAACGCCGCGGGTGTGGATGACACGATGTTCTCGGACACGCTCTTCGGACACCGCAAAGGGGCATTCACCGGTGCCGACACCGAACGGAAGGGATTGATCGAGCAGGCGGAGAATGGCACACTCTTCCTCGATGAGATCGGGGACCTGAGTCTCGAATCGCAGGTGAAGTTGTTGCGGCTGCTCCAGGATGGCCAGTACTATCCGCTCGGTTCCGATGTGGCCCGGCTCTCCAATGCACGGATCGTGGTCGCAACGCACCGCGACATCCATACGATGCAGGCAAGCGAGCGATTCCGGCGGGACCTGTACTACCGGCTGAAATCCCATCACATCGCCATTCCGCCACTGCGGGAGCGCGCGGGAGATATCCCGTATCTGGTGAACCACTTTGTCGCCACGGCGTCGCGTGAGCTCAAGAAAAAGCCGCCCACCGTTCCGAAAGAACTCTACACGTTGCTGGGCACCTACCACTTCCCGGGCAACGTGAGAGAGTTGCAGGGCTTGATCGTGGAAGCGGTAAGCCTCCACGGGTCCGGGATCCTTTCGCTCGAATCGATCCGCAAGCAGATCGACCCGGCGGTGCATGACCCCGGACCGGTTGATGCGTTCGTGCATGCGGAGGGCGACGAGCACCTTGTTGCATTCCCCGGGCGGTTGCCGACGCTACGGGAGGCGGAGGAGCGCGTCATACAGGAGGCATTGAAACGGGCGGACAACAATCAATCCATTGCCGCAACGCTCCTGGGGATGAGCAGGCGTGCATTGAATAATCGGTTGCGAAGAAAGGCTGCGCCTCCGGACTGA
- a CDS encoding DUF4982 domain-containing protein, with the protein MTRSIAALTAILTLLFPGLNAAHAEGARPGARIEAQGTPTSPVRECLLFDREWKFALGSAASKEDDFGYGSGAPFAKAGDSFGPADPGFDDTAWRVLDLPHDWAVELEPVNVKDENLMSHGYKPIGRQFPRTSIGWYRRTFSVPASDEGRRIVLKFDGVFRDSRVWVNGHYIGSNLSGYEEFSFDITDYLRYGQRNVVTVRADATEGEGWFYEGAGIYRHVWMLKYGAVHVPQYGVFVTTEVGKGSADVAVETALYNTSDATAACDLLTTVFDENGRAVATTVTKNVSLSPLLEQKVAQAVRVANPRLWSLESPTLYTVRSILSSGGKTLDSVVTTFGIRTILFDKDKGFFLNGVHVKLKGVCCHQDHAGVGSALPDRLQYYRIERLKEMGCNAYRSSHNPPTPELLEACDRLGMLVMDENRLMGSSPELMEQFEKLVLRDRNHPSIIIWSIGNEEYRIHNTDVGRRIAQALAARLKQLDPSRLWTYAANNGNKFEGINSVAPVRGFNYMNISDIDLYRKDHPDQILLGSEEASTVSTRGIYANDTVRGYVSDYDKNRVPWGALAESWWKFFDEREWLAGAFVWTGFDYRGEPTPYTWPNINSHFGIMDVCGFPKNNFYYYQAWWSDKDVLHLYPHWNWRGQEGKVIDVWCQSNCDTVELFLNGKSLGVKKMEKNSHLEWQVPYSAGTLEARGVRNGRAITTKVETTGVPARIVLTPDRSSLHADGEDVCIVNVTAVDAQGREVADAGDLIRFDVSGSGRIIGVGNGDPSSHEPDKMVTGAYQRRLFSGKCQVIVQTGTTEGTLTVHATADGLQPADARVRLESAPLRPSVPPYTPDVIQHHGVGKKIDYGTPIDSRFPGQGPEGLIDGRLGSNEYKDGMWQGRESTDLIATIALGERTKITSIGSHYLQDIDPWIFFPTKVTYELSMDGTTFTTVATVLHDVPAGKEGAMTRTFSAKITPRNARYVRITATNIGTCPPGHKAAGGKAWLFIDEIIVE; encoded by the coding sequence ATGACGAGATCTATCGCAGCTCTCACCGCGATCCTCACGTTGCTGTTCCCTGGCCTGAATGCGGCCCACGCAGAAGGAGCCCGCCCCGGCGCCCGGATCGAGGCACAGGGAACACCCACATCACCGGTCCGGGAATGCCTCCTCTTTGACAGGGAATGGAAGTTCGCCCTCGGCAGCGCGGCATCAAAGGAGGATGACTTCGGCTACGGCTCCGGGGCGCCGTTCGCCAAGGCAGGCGATTCCTTCGGGCCGGCAGATCCCGGATTCGATGACACCGCGTGGCGCGTCCTCGACCTCCCGCACGACTGGGCAGTGGAACTGGAACCAGTGAACGTGAAGGACGAGAACCTCATGAGCCACGGCTACAAGCCGATCGGCCGCCAGTTCCCGCGCACATCGATCGGATGGTACCGTCGCACGTTCTCCGTGCCGGCATCCGATGAAGGGCGACGGATCGTCCTGAAGTTCGACGGCGTGTTCCGCGATTCCCGGGTGTGGGTGAATGGACATTACATTGGCTCGAACCTCAGTGGCTATGAAGAATTCAGTTTCGACATCACGGACTACCTGCGCTACGGACAGCGCAATGTGGTCACGGTCCGCGCGGATGCCACCGAAGGCGAAGGATGGTTCTATGAAGGCGCCGGCATCTACCGCCATGTCTGGATGCTCAAGTATGGCGCGGTCCATGTTCCGCAGTATGGCGTCTTCGTCACGACGGAGGTCGGGAAAGGCTCCGCGGACGTCGCAGTGGAAACAGCGCTCTACAACACCTCGGACGCAACAGCGGCGTGCGATCTCCTTACCACGGTCTTCGATGAGAATGGTAGGGCCGTTGCCACCACGGTCACAAAGAACGTGTCATTGTCCCCACTGCTGGAACAAAAGGTTGCCCAGGCGGTCCGGGTTGCGAACCCGCGACTCTGGTCACTCGAATCCCCTACCCTCTACACCGTGCGGTCCATCCTCAGCAGCGGGGGGAAGACGCTGGACAGCGTCGTGACGACGTTCGGCATTCGCACCATCTTGTTCGACAAGGACAAGGGGTTCTTCCTGAACGGCGTCCACGTCAAACTGAAGGGCGTGTGTTGCCACCAGGACCACGCCGGTGTCGGGTCGGCGCTCCCTGACCGGCTGCAGTATTACCGCATCGAACGCCTGAAGGAAATGGGATGCAACGCGTACCGCTCCAGCCACAACCCGCCCACACCCGAATTGCTCGAAGCATGCGACCGGCTCGGGATGCTGGTGATGGATGAGAACCGGTTGATGGGCAGTTCTCCCGAACTGATGGAGCAGTTCGAGAAGCTCGTGCTGCGCGACCGGAACCATCCCTCGATCATCATCTGGTCGATCGGGAATGAGGAGTATCGTATCCACAACACGGACGTCGGCAGGCGCATTGCACAGGCGCTGGCCGCACGCCTGAAGCAACTCGACCCTTCCCGGCTCTGGACGTACGCCGCAAACAACGGAAACAAGTTCGAGGGGATCAACAGCGTGGCCCCGGTGCGGGGCTTCAATTATATGAACATCAGCGACATCGACCTGTATCGCAAGGACCACCCGGATCAGATCCTCCTCGGCAGCGAGGAGGCAAGCACCGTGAGCACGCGGGGGATCTATGCGAACGATACTGTCCGTGGCTATGTGAGCGATTACGACAAGAACCGCGTCCCGTGGGGAGCGCTGGCGGAGTCCTGGTGGAAGTTCTTCGATGAACGCGAGTGGCTTGCCGGTGCGTTCGTATGGACCGGATTCGACTACCGTGGCGAGCCCACACCGTACACCTGGCCGAACATCAACTCGCACTTCGGCATCATGGATGTGTGCGGCTTCCCCAAGAACAATTTCTATTATTACCAGGCATGGTGGTCGGACAAGGACGTCCTGCATCTCTATCCCCATTGGAACTGGCGGGGACAGGAAGGGAAGGTCATTGATGTGTGGTGCCAGAGCAACTGCGACACCGTGGAGTTGTTCCTGAACGGGAAGAGCCTGGGCGTGAAGAAGATGGAGAAGAACTCCCATCTCGAATGGCAGGTGCCGTACTCCGCGGGCACGTTGGAGGCACGGGGTGTCCGGAATGGAAGAGCGATCACCACGAAGGTGGAAACGACCGGAGTACCCGCCCGCATCGTTCTGACGCCCGATCGTTCATCCCTTCACGCGGATGGTGAGGATGTGTGCATCGTGAACGTCACGGCAGTGGATGCACAGGGCCGCGAAGTGGCAGATGCGGGCGATCTCATCCGGTTCGATGTCTCCGGATCAGGCCGGATCATCGGTGTGGGGAACGGCGACCCGAGCAGCCACGAACCGGACAAGATGGTGACGGGAGCATATCAGCGCCGCTTGTTCAGCGGCAAATGCCAGGTGATCGTGCAAACCGGAACAACGGAAGGAACCCTGACGGTCCACGCCACGGCGGATGGCCTTCAACCCGCCGATGCAAGGGTCCGGCTTGAATCGGCGCCTCTCCGTCCATCGGTCCCCCCGTACACACCGGACGTCATCCAACACCACGGCGTCGGGAAGAAGATCGACTATGGCACACCGATCGACAGCCGGTTTCCCGGTCAGGGGCCTGAGGGATTGATCGATGGAAGGCTCGGGTCCAACGAATACAAAGATGGGATGTGGCAGGGGCGCGAGAGCACGGATCTCATCGCGACGATCGCTCTGGGGGAGAGGACGAAGATCACCAGCATCGGGTCACACTATCTGCAGGACATCGATCCGTGGATCTTCTTCCCGACGAAGGTCACGTATGAGCTCTCTATGGATGGCACGACGTTCACCACCGTTGCGACCGTTCTGCACGACGTGCCCGCGGGGAAAGAGGGTGCCATGACCCGGACGTTCTCGGCAAAGATCACCCCCAGGAATGCCCGCTACGTGCGCATTACCGCGACGAACATCGGCACATGTCCGCCAGGGCACAAAGCCGCGGGAGGGAAAGCATGGCTGTTCATTGACGAGATCATTGTGGAGTGA